The Calliopsis andreniformis isolate RMS-2024a chromosome 5, iyCalAndr_principal, whole genome shotgun sequence nucleotide sequence GTAGAGGCTTTTAGTATTATTGTTTGAAGAACTTCGAAGGTTGAATTTATTATACAATGCTCATGAATGCTTTCTTCACTGTTTCAAGAATGTGGGACTCTTTGAAACGTATCGTTACGTTATGGAGGAAGCAGCAGGTTAGTCTTTGTAATTTATCTTAATTTTGAAATTGTAGCATTGTATTTAattttggaaatattttttGGCAATTATTTGATAAGTTATGTACTTAGTAAAGGCTAGAATTTCAGCGTTtaatataataggaatattttatacattttcttTGTCCTCACTTCTAGATCCTAGAGTGACGGACTGGCTCTTAATGGACAGCCCGGTTCCATTGTTAGGGATTATATCCCTTTATCTGGCGTTCGTTCTTCGCCTCGGACCACTTTATATGAAAAACCGAAAGCCGTACAATCTGAACAGGGTCATGATATTTTATAACATCCTTGCAGGGACTGCGAGTGCTGCTGTATTTTACGGAGTGAGTTCTTCTTAATTAACTCACTTATTCTATGCACTGTTCTAGTATTTCGTGATGCACTTTAATCATTCAAAATAATTAGATAATAGGATAGCACTTTTGCTTAATTACCCCTCTTAAATGCTTCCCTGCGGTAGCATGAAATTACTTCATTGTTTATGGTTTCGAGAACATAGTTGTTTGGAAGTAgaaaattgaaatgaaatttttataataaactGTACACACTTTCTTGTCAAAGTATGTAAGTAGTAGGATTTTGAATTTTCAGCTTCTCACATCAGGCTTCACTACGAAATACTCTTTAGGATGCGAGCATCATATTATTTCCTATGATCCTGAATCTTATCGCGTGAGTAGCATTAAATAAGTATCTTAAAActaaaaattcgaaaaattaaTATTGTCATCATTATAGATGGCTCGATGGGTATGGAGGCTTTTAATATTGAAACTCTTCGAATTGGTCGACACTGTTATCTTCATTTTGAGAAAAAAGTACAATCAAGCTTCCTTCCTTCATATTTATCATCATACGTCTACTGTCATCCTTGCATGGATAATGTGCAAATTTGTCCCAggtaaatttttatacaaatttataaCAGATGCCAGTGATCAGCTTATAACAAAAAAGACACAATATTTTTCTCATTAAAAGAAGAATTATAACATAGCCCCATAAAAAAGAAACTCcctttaaaattattcaaaaacaTGTCCCATAAACTACACAGTATAACAATTCACCTTCTCTTTGTTCACAAATACGAATAAAAAATACCGAAATTCGCTCGAAAATTGAAACATGTTTTAATTTACAGGAGGTATGTGGACGTTCACGATTCTGCCAAACTGTATAGTGCACGTGATCATGTACACCTATTATCTGCTAGCCTGCTTGGGCCCAGAAATGCAAAAGAGGATCGCACCTTGGAAACAATATATTACGGGGTTACAAATGGTACGTTTCCATTTTCTATCTGGCTCCGCTATCTCGTACGTTGCATACACAACGCCAGAATGCATACATTGTAACACGATGCTCGTTGCGCTGACTGAATTGCCGTGCTGGGAACGTTATTCGCTCATTTCACCGTGTGCGCGCCCCCGCGTGCTATCGCGTAATCGTAAAATTACATTTCGTCCTTGCCCGCGAATTTTTCAAAAGCGAAATTGCTATTGACGTTCGAGCCGCCGTATGTTGGCGCAAAGTAAATTAATCCGACCCAATAACGTGCACGCGCGGCCAGAAACAACAAAGCAAGGAGTGACTAATTCTTTGTAGGATGGGAAACGAAGTTGtggaaaatattttttcaagtTGAACGAATAACATTGACGACACGAAACACACGCAAGAGTACGGTTTTAAAGTATGGTTTTGTTAGTCTATGTTTTTCGATCCCGTTGTCAAGTCTCGGTTCAGGTATTAACAATTTTTCTTTTCgtgtaaattaaaattaaaattgtgtTAGGTAGAGCGTTGTTAATGAATTGTTGAAATAGCTTCTTTATTTGGAAAACAGAGTCAAGAACGAGACACTTTTGTAAAGCAGGTGTTTGTGTATGTGTAAATgtgttgaatttaatgcttcaagAGAATTAACTGGCTACAGTGgcaataataaatttaatatgttTCATGTAACCAACAgctaaaattaaattattctttatattctCGCTAGCACGCCAAGAATCACGGGTGCGACGGATAAAAAGCATAAAATCTGAACGCCAATGGGAGCATGGAAACAATCTGTTTTGGGAATAACGAACCGTAGGGGAATCAATCGTGTTTTCGAAAAAAACCTTTGGCTTGACCCAAAAAGTCAGAATGTTCGCCTGATGGACGTAGCTGCAATCGGTTTAACGTTGTAAAACAAGGGTTACAAATTTTAGCTTACAGAAGCGGTAAAGTTCTATGATCCATAATTTAagttaaaattgaaataaagcTCCATTTTAACAAGTTCGAATTACGAATTTAAGGAAAAAACCCTTGTGGATAATTAAAATGGAATTTCATTTCTAGTCTCATATAGGTTTTCAGAACACGTCTGGCCACATACCGAATTGTTTTACTTAAGCTCTGCCCTGCCTGCGTTTCAGTAGTGTAGGTCAACCATATCTGCCACATTCGTACTACACGTATATGTGTACCATTTCATTGCgtacattattttaaaaatacctTCGAACAGAAGTTCTTTAGATTACTAAAAGCTTCATAGATGTATATATTATTGCTACTAGCAATAAGTTATTTCTAGACTGAAAGTCATTTCaaataacgagtaattgcatcaaatTCTGCAAAAAGAAGATTCTATAAAAACTCTTTCTACCTTGATCTCCTTCAAGAATCGCAAGAACATCCTaacaaaacaaaaaaaggaaaaaagaaagaacGCAAAAACGTTCCGCTCAGCTCGATATTATCACTGAACGCGTGGATCAGGCCACTTCTATGTATAAAGCTCCCTGAATGAAAAGATTCTATTGAGTTACTTAACCGAAGGGCCGCGAGAAAAACCTACAAAAGCCACTAGAGCACGGAATACCGTCGTATTTTTATACATCGAATCGCCGTCGAAAGGCGCAATATGTTGTCCGATGAATACGAAACACACGAGCCAGCTAAGCGTGTGCTTGGGCTGCAATGTCTACGCTGGCCCATGCTCCGCTCCCGCCTTCCCTAACTCGATAACCAGATTTTCACAAGGGCTGAAAAGGACGTAAGAGCCCGATGCGGAACTACACGTGTACTACTCGCGAATAGCGATTTGATTTGCGTCCGAGTCATGGGCAGGGGGAACAACAGGGCGAAATGGAACGGCGGTCGATCGGGGCTGGGGGACCGAGGGGGTGGCATtggtttttaattaaataatccGCCAGCGGAAAACTTTTGTTTCTGGCGAGATATATCGACGGGATGATTTATCGAGTTACGTGTGGTGGTTTAATTCCGAGGGAAGCGTTTATGGTACGCGAAATGGGACGGAGAAGAGCACAGGGTAAAGTGTCATTTTACGTACAATGCGGAGAGAGGGTTTAGCGAGCCTGCTGTGTCGCGAACAACGTTGCTCTGCCCTCGTGCTTCTCTCTTGCAGCACTTAGTTTTCATTCCTTCAAATCGAGAGCGTTCTCTTGCTTTTGGCTTTTTTGATCGCGGGACCATAGGAATTCGTGTTATAATACTGCAggcgagatttattattgacttTTGGAGGGTTCGGTGGTACAGTCCTTTGAGCTTTGCAATGCAGGATGCTTTTAAATTGAAAGGGGTAGAAATCCGATTTTTCCGAGAACCTTTGTGAATCTTATATCTAAAATATTCAAGGATTCGAAGAAGTTCTTGACCTGAGATTTTACTTTTTGTATTTAGGTACAATAATGGATCAATAACGAAGCAGAATAACTTTGAAAGAAAATATACCTACAGTATCTTTTGATGTTACAGGTACAGTTTGTCATCATGTTAGGTCACATATTACAAGCTTTCTCACCCTCCTGTGAGCCACATCGAAGACCGATTGCTTACATCTACATGTCTCAGATTCTCGCCATATTCTACATGTTCTGCGACTATTACAAGAAATCATATCTCAGAAAGAAGGCGGAGTAACGGTCCAATATACCACATGAACATTAGGGTAAGTGTGAATCAGAAATTCAAGAGAAACATTCTATTTATCTCAAATAAATTATCCATAGTCTCTTTCTCCATTTATCCATTCTACCTACCCCAGTAACATCTAATTACCATCAAACAAAGCAGTGAGACGAAATCATACGAAAATGATATTCCATCCATCGTTTCCATCAATTTTATTCGAAATTCATCAGTTACAGTTTTATCACAATCAGAGTATAACATCCACCATTATCTCATTACGTAAAACCATACTAATGTTCCCGATTCTATtgtatcaattttattaaataatcgATCCTTCGCGCAGCTcattattatccattataagccATTTTATTAAAATGAGCATCTTTTGTTTGACAGGTCGTTCCAGGGAGTGTAATGACGGATCGTATGTACACAGCCGTTATGAAAATCGTTTAGATTCCATCTTTTGCGGCCTGACTCTTCATTAGCTCGGCCCGACCTGGGAAAGCCAGGACAGCCGTGTGTCTACGTAGTAATAATTTCCGTGGGAAATCAGAATGGAACGATTGGGGCGGTGGATGGCGCGCGAGCGCCTCGTTCGATATATCGCGCGAGTGAAATACGCCGGAAAGACATGCATCGGGAGCGAAGGAAGCTGTTTCGACGCGAGACAGAATCATGATACATTTTGTTCGCCGGAATGCTTTTAGTCAGACCCTCGTCTCTTTGTCTTTCTCGCCCCCTTGTGGATCGAGACATATTACATTCTGCTTCTGTGTAATATTGACAGGAACGCCGTAGCTTTCGCGAGACCGTACCCGTGACCGCCAATTTCTTCGAATCCAAGAGATAGATCCACGTCAACCTTTGACTATTCTATTTTTGGTTTTAACTTTCAGGAAAAATTTGCCCCTCTTTTCCAGATTTATAAGGGCGTTTTTTTTATATTACTGTAGAGTAAGGTTCGTTGCATATACAAATTCCATTTTCCGATTTACACTTTTTTATGTCGCTGGGTCTGATAGGCTATACATATATCCTCTTTTATAAGCCAATTTATTTGAACTAAGAATCACAATGTAGACAGTGTACGCGTGTGGTAGAAATACAAAATGTAAGGAACATTCTCGAAAAACtaactataattattactatgggcTTCGATACGAAATTTACTC carries:
- the LOC143179101 gene encoding very long chain fatty acid elongase 7, with translation MSVDICKLDGQDGKGLPIHVPQNVGLFETYRYVMEEAADPRVTDWLLMDSPVPLLGIISLYLAFVLRLGPLYMKNRKPYNLNRVMIFYNILAGTASAAVFYGLLTSGFTTKYSLGCEHHIISYDPESYRMARWVWRLLILKLFELVDTVIFILRKKYNQASFLHIYHHTSTVILAWIMCKFVPGGMWTFTILPNCIVHVIMYTYYLLACLGPEMQKRIAPWKQYITGLQMVQFVIMLGHILQAFSPSCEPHRRPIAYIYMSQILAIFYMFCDYYKKSYLRKKAE